One stretch of Nicotiana tabacum cultivar K326 chromosome 18, ASM71507v2, whole genome shotgun sequence DNA includes these proteins:
- the LOC142172580 gene encoding uncharacterized protein LOC142172580 — protein sequence MTNGNSDSTQTTISPSGSRTVFHEDDYTHPCHLYVHPSDVLGTSLVSTPFDGTCYGSWRRTVLVALSIRNKTDFITGATRRPPDGSPLARQWQRCNDLVISWLVNSLSKDIARSVEYFEFAKDIWNELEERYGKADGARVFELKKELAHISQGSFDIASYFNKIKQLWDEIYSISAAGVCTCGAKSAEDEEQRTYQFLMGLNETYVQTRSNILMMKPLPFVGTVYSILLSDEKQRQVSVGTQFPSNSASFTAGVLNPTPTHNVAMSKPNFSFKVSFESTRSYGMCKYCKKPGHNIDRCYKLHGFPPNFRPTKNLGPKRSAAHVELDSNTMPDIPTMECGADVSQSQCQSSFAVPGLTKD from the coding sequence ATGACAAATGGTAATTCTGATTCCACTCAAACCACTATATCTCCTTCTGGTTCGCGTACTGTGTTTCATGAAGACGATTATACTCATCCCTGTCACCTATATGTTCACCCTTCTGATGTGCTTGGAACTTCTCTGGTCTCCACTCCCTTTGATGGAACATGTTATGGTAGCTGGAGACGTACTGTGTTAGTTGCTTTGTCTATTAGAAATAAAACTGATTTTATAACTGGTGCTACTAGGAGACCTCCTGATGGGTCACCCTTAGCTAGACAATGGCAAAGGTGCAATGATCTTGTAATATCCTGGCTGGTAAACTCGTTGTCTAAAGACATTGCTCGAAGTGTAGAATATTTTGAATTTGCTAAAGATATATGGAATGAACTAGAAGAGAGATATGGTAAAGCTGATGGGGCCAGGGTTTTTGAGTTAAAGAAGGAACTGGCCCATATCTCTCAAGGGTCATTTGATATAGCATCCTACTTCAATAAGATAAAACAATTGTGGGATGAAATTTACTCCATCTCAGCGGCAGGAGTTTGTACTTGTGGGGCCAAATCAGCTGAGGATGAGGAACAAAGAACTTATCAATTCCTCATGGGTCTAAATGAAACTTATGTTCAAACCAGGAGTAATATCTTAATGATGAAGCCTCTTCCTTTTGTTGGTACAGTATACAGTATTCTTTTGTCTGATGAAAAACAGAGGCAGGTATCTGTTGGAACTCAGTTTCCCTCTAATTCTGCCTCCTTCACTGCTGGTGTGTTGAATCCTACACCAACTCACAATGTTGCTATGTCAAAGCCTAATTTCTCCTTCAAGGTTTCTTTTGAGTCTACTAGGTCTTATGGGATgtgcaaatattgcaaaaaacCTGGTCACAACATTGACAGGTGCTATAAACTGCATGGTTTTCCTCCCAATTTCAGACCTACAAAGAATTTGGGGCCCAAAAGATCAGCTGCTCATGTTGAGCTTGACTCCAACACAATGCCTGATATTCCTACTATGGAGTGTGGTGCTGATGTGTCTCAGTCTCAATGTCAGTCTTCCTTTGCAGTACCTGGCCTTACCAAGGACTAG
- the LOC107786906 gene encoding non-specific lipid transfer protein GPI-anchored 15-like, with amino-acid sequence MASKVYNICIVAILVYLLTISNSFIPQANAAGKGGCGNAPAASLIPCLGAAKNGRTKVPPACCGKIGALLKTSPKCLCAALLSPAAKNAGVNPAIAVTIPKRCNIKNRPVGKRCGRYVVP; translated from the exons ATGGCTTCCAAAGTTTATAACATTTGCATTGTGGCCATACTTGTTTACTTGCTAACTATAAGTAATTCATTTATTCCTCAAGCAAATGCAGCAGGAAAAGGAGGGTGTGGAAATGCACCAGCTGCCAGCCTAATTCCATGTCTTGGAGCAGCCAAAAATGGTAGGACAAAAGTCCCTCCAGCATGCTGTGGTAAAATTGGGGCTTTGCTAAAGACTTCTCCAAAATGCCTATGTGCGGCATTACTGTCACCAGCAGCTAAAAATGCAGGAGTTAATCCTGCTATTGCTGTCACTATACCCAAGAGGTGCAACATCAAGAATAGACCTGTTGGGAAGAGATGTGGAC GATATGTTGTTCCATGA